The Longimicrobiales bacterium genome window below encodes:
- a CDS encoding acyl-CoA carboxylase subunit beta: MTMRERLDQLESLRRQAEQGGGEARIRAQHERGKLSARERLDLLLDEGSFVELDRFVTHRSTAFGLDRQKFLGDGVVTGWGTIHGRLVYVFSQDFTVFGGSLSEAHAEKIVKIMDLALKNGAPVVGLNDSGGARIQEGVVSLGGYADIFLRNTLASGVVPQISAILGPCAGGAVYSPAITDFVYMVRGTSYMFVTGPNVVKTVTHEEIDMEGLGGADVHAGVSGVAHFAHDSELESLEAIRTLFRYIPQNNREEGPERPTDDPFDRADEALLSVVPDEPTKPYDILDVIRPVVDDGEFYEVHAQFAQNIVVGFAHLGGRPVGIVANQPAVLAGVLDINSSVKGARFVRFCDAFNIPLVVFEDVPGFLPGVAQEHGGIIRHGAKLLFAFSEATVPRVTVITRKAYGGAYDVMNSKHIRGDVNLAWPTAEIAVMGPKGAVEILFRREIADADDPEAAAKQREEEYRDQFANPYAAAARGYIDDVIDPRETRPRLINALDMLRNKRDSNPAKKHGCIPL, from the coding sequence ATGACGATGCGCGAGCGGCTGGACCAGCTCGAGTCGCTGCGCCGACAGGCGGAGCAGGGAGGTGGGGAAGCGCGGATCAGGGCGCAGCACGAGCGTGGCAAGCTGTCCGCGCGCGAGCGGCTGGATCTGCTGCTGGATGAGGGCAGCTTCGTCGAGCTGGACCGCTTCGTCACCCACCGCTCGACCGCCTTCGGACTCGACAGACAGAAATTCCTCGGCGATGGGGTAGTGACCGGCTGGGGCACGATCCACGGCCGCCTCGTCTACGTGTTCAGCCAGGATTTCACGGTGTTCGGCGGCTCGCTCTCCGAGGCGCACGCCGAGAAGATCGTGAAGATCATGGACCTCGCCCTGAAGAACGGGGCGCCCGTCGTCGGACTGAACGACTCCGGCGGCGCGCGCATCCAGGAGGGGGTCGTATCGCTCGGCGGCTACGCCGACATCTTCCTGCGCAACACGCTCGCATCCGGTGTCGTGCCGCAGATCAGCGCGATCCTGGGCCCGTGCGCCGGCGGTGCGGTCTACTCTCCCGCGATCACCGACTTCGTCTACATGGTGCGCGGCACGAGCTACATGTTCGTGACCGGGCCGAACGTGGTGAAGACGGTCACGCACGAGGAGATCGACATGGAGGGGCTGGGCGGCGCGGACGTGCACGCCGGCGTTTCCGGTGTCGCGCACTTCGCGCACGACAGCGAGCTCGAATCACTGGAAGCGATCCGCACGCTGTTCCGCTACATCCCGCAGAACAACCGCGAGGAAGGCCCGGAGCGCCCGACGGACGATCCGTTCGATCGGGCAGACGAGGCGCTGCTCTCCGTCGTGCCGGACGAGCCGACGAAGCCCTACGACATCCTCGACGTGATCCGCCCCGTCGTCGACGACGGCGAGTTCTACGAGGTGCACGCGCAGTTCGCGCAGAACATCGTGGTCGGCTTCGCGCACCTGGGCGGCAGGCCGGTCGGCATCGTCGCGAATCAGCCCGCGGTGCTCGCGGGGGTGCTCGACATCAACAGCTCGGTCAAGGGCGCGCGCTTCGTGCGCTTCTGCGACGCGTTCAACATCCCGCTCGTCGTGTTCGAGGATGTGCCCGGCTTCCTGCCCGGTGTGGCGCAGGAGCACGGCGGCATCATCCGCCACGGCGCCAAGCTGCTGTTCGCGTTCTCGGAGGCGACGGTGCCGCGCGTCACGGTCATCACGCGCAAGGCGTACGGCGGCGCGTACGACGTGATGAACTCCAAGCACATCCGCGGCGACGTCAACCTGGCCTGGCCGACGGCGGAGATCGCCGTGATGGGCCCGAAGGGCGCGGTCGAGATCCTGTTCCGCAGGGAGATCGCGGACGCGGACGATCCCGAGGCCGCGGCGAAGCAGCGGGAAGAGGAGTACCGCGACCAGTTCGCCAACCCCTACGCTGCCGCTGCGCGTGGCTACATCGACGACGTGATCGACCCGCGCGAAACGCGGCCTCGTCTGATCAACGCGCTCGACATGCTGCGGAACAAGCGCGATTCGAATCCGGCGAAGAAGCATGGGTGCATACCGTTGTAG
- a CDS encoding penicillin-binding protein activator gives MRQQKTRGMLLAALAVGSLGAACTPVGMPGEPTPRDQPRDERSEPSREAPLTLGLLLPQSGSQYLQQYGALILEGVQLAVDAHEAQGGRPIEIRIEDTAGSAAGAERAVRSLEAAGAVAAVGPLLPEEVSGAVNGRSDLRFTIISPSSPDAPSGDNAYSLNAGDVRGAAMLGEWAARNASGPIGILHPIGGDGERQALAFADAVQRAGGSVALRMSYGETTTTFQQQMERLAAAGVQTLFVPAAEREIPQLAPQLSYYGLGEVQVLGGEAWTGETLLRTLPTRVTDGVIAATPLLRTDPAVAWEDLVGAYEARYRRSLNHPFPGLGYDAALLVLAAVEEGADNAREVAAEIADLRGVRGATGIISVRGGAIERAPFLVRIEGGRLVKLEGPAQ, from the coding sequence ATGAGGCAGCAGAAAACACGCGGCATGTTGCTGGCCGCACTGGCCGTGGGGTCGTTGGGGGCCGCGTGTACCCCGGTGGGCATGCCGGGCGAGCCGACGCCCCGCGACCAGCCGCGCGACGAGCGGTCGGAGCCCTCGCGTGAGGCGCCGCTGACGCTGGGGTTGCTGCTGCCGCAGAGCGGGTCGCAGTACCTGCAGCAGTACGGTGCGCTCATCCTCGAGGGCGTTCAGCTGGCGGTCGACGCGCACGAGGCGCAGGGCGGCAGGCCCATCGAGATCCGCATCGAGGACACGGCAGGATCAGCGGCCGGCGCGGAGCGCGCCGTGCGCTCGCTCGAGGCCGCGGGCGCGGTTGCGGCAGTCGGTCCGTTGCTCCCCGAAGAGGTGAGCGGCGCGGTCAACGGCCGGAGCGATCTGCGCTTCACGATCATCTCGCCCAGCAGTCCGGACGCTCCCTCCGGTGACAACGCGTATTCGCTGAACGCCGGCGACGTTCGCGGAGCCGCAATGCTCGGGGAGTGGGCGGCGCGCAACGCGTCCGGCCCGATCGGCATCCTGCATCCGATCGGCGGTGACGGCGAGCGCCAGGCACTCGCGTTTGCCGACGCAGTCCAGCGCGCGGGTGGCAGCGTCGCGCTGCGGATGTCCTATGGCGAGACGACGACGACCTTCCAGCAGCAGATGGAGCGGCTGGCCGCGGCCGGCGTGCAGACGCTCTTCGTGCCGGCCGCCGAGCGCGAGATCCCGCAGCTTGCGCCGCAGCTCTCGTATTACGGGCTTGGTGAGGTGCAGGTGCTCGGCGGCGAGGCATGGACTGGCGAGACGCTGCTGCGCACGCTGCCGACACGTGTCACCGACGGCGTGATCGCCGCAACACCGTTGCTGCGCACCGATCCGGCAGTCGCCTGGGAGGACCTGGTCGGCGCATACGAGGCGCGGTACCGGCGCTCGCTCAATCACCCGTTCCCCGGGCTCGGCTACGACGCCGCGCTGCTCGTTCTCGCTGCGGTCGAGGAGGGCGCCGACAACGCGCGCGAGGTTGCTGCGGAGATCGCCGACCTGCGCGGTGTGCGGGGCGCGACGGGGATCATCAGCGTGCGCGGCGGCGCGATCGAGCGTGCGCCGTTCCTCGTTCGCATCGAGGGGGGCCGACTCGTGAAGCTGGAGGGGCCGGCGCAATGA